The Chthoniobacterales bacterium DNA window CTGTTTCTCCGTGCCTCCGTGTGAACCTATATATCAGGGCCTGGCTGGATCGAGCAGGCGCACCGTCGAGCCCATGTATTCCGTCAGCGCCAGAGCGTCCTTCGTGTCGTCGTTGTAACGGGGAATGATCCGGTCCGCACCCGTGCCCTTGGTTTTCACAATGCTCGTGCTGCCATCGACATTCACCACGACCGCCTTTACCCCGCCCCAGGTGCCGCCGAAATCGCCCTCCTGATCGGTGTATTTGCCGGTACCATCCGTCCCGCTCACCAGCAACGGCCAGCTCGACACGCTCGTGGTGGTGAGGCCCTCGATGTAGGAAAATTCATTTTCCCCAGCCTTCACCGCCTCCGTGGCGGGTTCGATCTTGTTATCGCACTTCGCGCCCGTCTTTGAGGGCGGTGTGACGAAGACCTGCTCATTGTCCAGATAGGCGGGCAGCAGATCGCGAAAGGCGTCGTTCGAGGTGATGATAGGTTCGCCCGCCGCCGTCTTCGTAACGGGAAACAGTCCATTGGAATCATTGGCATACATGCGCAGCGCCAGGGCGATTTGGCGGCCATTTTGCATCGAGGTGCTCATGCGCG harbors:
- a CDS encoding type II secretion system protein, giving the protein MKTHSRLTLTPRASVSLRRTPSGAFTLVELLVVITIIGILVGIAVPVYTTTIKTARMSTSMQNGRQIALALRMYANDSNGLFPVTKTAAGEPIITSNDAFRDLLPAYLDNEQVFVTPPSKTGAKCDNKIEPATEAVKAGENEFSYIEGLTTTSVSSWPLLVSGTDGTGKYTDQEGDFGGTWGGVKAVVVNVDGSTSIVKTKGTGADRIIPRYNDDTKDALALTEYMGSTVRLLDPARP